In a genomic window of Dyadobacter fermentans DSM 18053:
- a CDS encoding ImuA family protein, with protein METALKKSELVARLRSDIAALQGFRAPALGVKHDDFGLGPVMKAFPQGVFPRVGMHEFISQSAEQTAATSGFMAALAGKMMKQDGLCVWVGTRRTVYPFGLSQFGVSPDRVIFVDLKKDKDLLWAIEEALRCDALSAVVGEIKELNLTESRRLQLTVEESKVTGLLHRVSPRLSNPVAAVCRWRISPLPGVEDQVLPGIGFPRWQVQIEKVRNGEPGSWPLEFRDGNFELVGDSVSFHQYISKVG; from the coding sequence ATGGAAACTGCATTGAAAAAAAGTGAGCTGGTTGCCAGGCTCAGAAGCGACATCGCCGCTTTGCAGGGCTTCCGTGCGCCGGCGTTGGGCGTAAAACACGACGACTTTGGCCTGGGGCCAGTAATGAAAGCTTTCCCGCAGGGCGTATTCCCTCGCGTGGGGATGCACGAGTTTATCAGCCAGTCAGCCGAGCAGACTGCGGCCACATCGGGCTTTATGGCCGCCCTGGCCGGTAAGATGATGAAACAGGACGGGCTCTGCGTCTGGGTGGGTACACGCCGAACGGTCTACCCTTTCGGTCTGAGCCAATTCGGAGTGTCACCCGACCGGGTGATCTTCGTCGATCTGAAAAAGGATAAAGACCTTCTGTGGGCTATCGAAGAAGCGCTCAGATGCGATGCGCTATCAGCGGTCGTAGGCGAAATCAAGGAGCTGAACCTGACCGAGTCGCGAAGATTACAGCTGACTGTCGAAGAAAGCAAGGTCACAGGCCTTCTGCATAGGGTTTCGCCCCGGCTTTCAAACCCGGTTGCCGCAGTCTGCCGCTGGCGGATCAGCCCGCTCCCCGGTGTAGAAGACCAAGTTCTGCCTGGCATCGGCTTTCCACGCTGGCAGGTTCAGATCGAGAAAGTACGTAACGGCGAGCCAGGCAGCTGGCCACTGGAATTCCGCGATGGCAATTTCGAGCTCGTTGGTGACTCTGTTTCTTTTCACCAGTATATATCCAAGGTTGGGTAG
- a CDS encoding Y-family DNA polymerase, producing the protein MKRYVTIWLRHLLVDRVLLTQPELEGKPFVLAAKERNRMVVKASSRDALKLGIEVGMVLADARAVQPDLQVLDYDPALPEKLLRALAEWAIRYSPLVAVDLPDGLILDASGCAHLWGSEAAYLKDIATRLKSSGYDVRTAMADTIGTAWAVSRYSRSFPIIAPGEQLSALLPLPPHALRLPAPVIEKMQKLGLYQIKSFIYMPPSVLRRRFGQATLDQIGKALGTTHEAFEPVQPVEPYQERLSSLEPIQTASGIEIAIQKLLEKLCERLVKDGQGARQAVLRCYRIDGQIQQVQIGTSGPSCSASHMFKLFELKIASIEPALGIELFVMEAPVVEPLANAQEALWDLNSGNKITRIAELIDRLSARAGTGVIHRYLPAQHHWPERAITEATSLTDQPEIDWRTDQHRPVQLLPEPERIIVSAPVPDYPPMLFRYKGDIHRIKKADGPNRIEQEWWITGGLHRDYYAVEDEQGGRYWIFRLGHYNEELTAEWFIHGFFA; encoded by the coding sequence ATGAAAAGGTATGTGACGATATGGCTTAGGCACCTTTTGGTAGACCGCGTGCTGCTTACCCAGCCCGAGCTGGAAGGCAAACCTTTTGTGCTTGCCGCCAAGGAGCGTAACCGCATGGTGGTGAAAGCATCCAGCCGGGATGCTTTGAAACTGGGTATCGAGGTGGGCATGGTGCTCGCCGACGCCCGCGCGGTACAGCCGGATTTGCAGGTACTCGACTATGATCCGGCCTTACCTGAAAAGCTGCTACGCGCCCTGGCAGAATGGGCCATCCGCTACTCGCCGCTGGTGGCTGTTGACCTGCCTGACGGGTTGATCCTGGACGCTTCTGGCTGCGCGCACCTTTGGGGATCGGAAGCAGCTTACCTGAAAGACATTGCAACGCGCCTGAAATCCTCTGGCTATGATGTGCGTACCGCTATGGCTGACACGATCGGCACGGCTTGGGCGGTATCTCGCTACTCGCGCAGTTTCCCGATCATAGCGCCAGGCGAGCAGCTGTCTGCGCTCTTGCCGCTGCCGCCGCATGCGCTGCGGCTACCGGCCCCGGTAATTGAGAAAATGCAGAAACTGGGGCTCTACCAAATCAAAAGCTTTATCTATATGCCGCCCTCGGTGCTGCGCCGAAGGTTTGGCCAGGCGACGCTCGACCAGATCGGCAAAGCGCTTGGCACGACGCACGAGGCCTTTGAGCCCGTCCAGCCAGTAGAGCCCTACCAGGAGCGGCTTTCCAGCCTGGAACCGATCCAGACAGCTTCCGGCATCGAGATAGCGATCCAGAAGCTTTTGGAAAAGCTTTGTGAAAGGCTGGTCAAAGACGGCCAGGGTGCGCGCCAGGCTGTGCTGCGCTGCTACCGGATCGACGGACAGATCCAGCAAGTCCAGATCGGCACCAGCGGGCCCTCATGTAGCGCTTCGCATATGTTCAAGCTTTTCGAGCTGAAAATTGCCAGCATCGAGCCAGCCCTGGGCATTGAGCTGTTTGTGATGGAAGCCCCGGTTGTCGAGCCGCTGGCCAACGCGCAGGAAGCGCTTTGGGACTTAAACAGCGGTAATAAGATCACGCGAATCGCAGAGTTGATCGACCGGCTCTCGGCGCGGGCGGGCACAGGCGTCATCCACCGCTATCTTCCTGCCCAGCACCACTGGCCAGAGCGCGCGATTACCGAGGCAACCTCCCTGACCGATCAGCCGGAAATAGACTGGCGGACCGACCAGCACCGGCCGGTGCAGCTGCTGCCAGAGCCCGAGCGCATCATTGTCTCCGCGCCGGTACCGGATTACCCGCCTATGCTCTTTCGCTATAAAGGGGATATCCACCGCATCAAAAAAGCGGACGGACCAAACCGGATCGAGCAGGAATGGTGGATTACCGGCGGCTTGCACCGCGATTATTACGCTGTCGAAGATGAGCAGGGAGGCCGCTACTGGATCTTCCGGCTTGGCCACTACAATGAAGAGCTAACCGCCGAGTGGTTCATCCACGGCTTTTTCGCATAA
- a CDS encoding error-prone DNA polymerase, whose translation MQYTELQVTSNFSFLRGASHPEELVEQAMHFGYTKIAITDRNTLAGIVRAHSAARGKGFEVIPAARLDLIDGPSLLAYPTDKPAYARLSALLSLGNRRTEKGKCDLYRRDVYEHAEGMKFVAVAPVTLNASFEFEPGFERALREYRSELGSELYLAATRSYVESDVKKFFRLSEISKRLDVPLVATNDVHYHHPERRQLQDIVTCVREKCTIYNAGFRLHQNAERYLKDQAEMLRIFRGYPDAIARTQEIAEACTFSLDTLQYVYPEEITGGDRSPQEELTYLAWKGARDFYGEPVPEKVASAIEHELKFVAEMDYAAYFLTVYDIVRFARERGILCQGRGSAANSTVCFCLGITSVDPTKFDLLFERFISSARNEPPDIDVDFEHERREEVIQYIYQKYGRDRSAIVATVTQLHQKGAVRDVAKAMGMSVDAINKLSSSIWEFTDEWFEGKRISDQGFNASDPHLMKVADLTKQFMGFPRQLGQHTGGFVITQGKITDLCPIINARMEDRTNIEWNKDDIDTLGFLKIDVLALGMLTCIRKGFDLLRNHYDKTYTLATIPQDDPKVYEMISHADTIGVFQIESRAQQSMLPRLKPKNFYDLVIEVAIVRPGPIQGDMVHPYLRRRNGEEPVEYPSKELEDILGRTLGVPLFQEQAMKIAIVAAGFTPAEADKLRRSMATFKLNGLVTQFEKKLIDGMTGRGYTEEYARRIFRQLEGFGSYGFPESHAASFALLVYVSCWMKCYYPDVFATALLNSQPMGFYQPAQIVIDARKHGVKVRPVDVNISSWDNTLEEPEGEYRAIRLGFRQVKGLAKKDALALLAGRTGPYKAIHLMRDAGVSQEALEKLADADAFRSMGMDRRQAMWEASALSERPMGAFAGHKSASEFEAPVELPKLSLSEHVVQDYMSTSLSLKAHPVSFVRQDLVAKRVIKTADLAGLRDKQFVRVAGLVLVRQRPGTAGGVCFITIEDESGVANLVVFQSLFEKYRKEILRSRLLMVEGKLQIEGEVIHVVVRRCYDMSPLLRNLNQKDEDPDLLTLSRADEKDEYVSQAVNRKTQVRKKAVQLEIFPSGRNFR comes from the coding sequence ATGCAGTACACCGAATTACAGGTAACCAGCAATTTCAGCTTCCTTCGTGGGGCTTCGCATCCGGAAGAGCTCGTCGAGCAGGCGATGCACTTTGGCTATACGAAAATAGCCATCACAGACCGGAACACGCTGGCAGGGATTGTGCGCGCGCATTCGGCCGCACGCGGCAAAGGGTTTGAGGTCATCCCAGCCGCGCGGCTGGATCTGATCGATGGGCCCAGCCTTCTGGCCTACCCGACGGATAAGCCCGCTTACGCGCGGCTTTCGGCGCTGTTATCACTGGGAAACCGAAGGACTGAAAAGGGAAAATGCGACCTGTACCGAAGGGATGTGTATGAACACGCCGAAGGGATGAAGTTCGTTGCCGTCGCGCCGGTGACACTAAATGCATCCTTTGAATTTGAACCGGGCTTTGAAAGGGCGCTGCGCGAATACCGCTCCGAGCTGGGCAGTGAGCTTTACCTGGCTGCTACCCGCTCCTACGTGGAAAGCGATGTCAAAAAGTTCTTCCGGCTGTCCGAAATCTCAAAGCGCCTGGATGTACCGCTGGTGGCCACCAACGATGTGCATTACCATCACCCGGAGCGCCGGCAGCTGCAAGACATCGTTACCTGCGTGCGCGAGAAATGCACGATCTACAATGCCGGCTTCCGGCTGCACCAGAATGCGGAGCGCTACCTGAAAGACCAGGCAGAGATGCTGCGCATCTTCCGCGGGTATCCGGATGCCATTGCCCGCACGCAGGAAATCGCAGAAGCCTGCACCTTCTCACTGGACACCTTGCAATACGTGTATCCGGAAGAGATCACCGGCGGCGACCGCAGCCCGCAAGAAGAACTGACCTACCTGGCCTGGAAAGGTGCCAGGGACTTTTACGGGGAGCCGGTGCCTGAGAAAGTTGCCAGCGCCATCGAGCATGAGCTCAAATTTGTAGCCGAAATGGATTATGCGGCTTATTTTCTGACAGTTTACGATATTGTCCGTTTCGCTCGTGAGCGCGGCATCCTTTGCCAGGGCCGCGGCTCTGCGGCCAACTCGACCGTCTGCTTCTGTCTTGGGATCACCAGCGTTGATCCTACCAAATTTGATCTGCTCTTTGAGCGCTTCATTTCATCAGCCCGTAACGAGCCGCCGGATATCGACGTAGACTTTGAGCATGAGCGCAGGGAAGAAGTGATCCAGTACATCTACCAGAAATACGGCCGTGACCGCTCAGCGATCGTGGCCACTGTCACCCAGCTGCACCAGAAAGGCGCTGTGCGCGATGTGGCCAAAGCGATGGGCATGTCCGTGGATGCGATAAACAAACTATCCAGCTCGATCTGGGAATTTACCGATGAGTGGTTTGAAGGAAAACGGATTTCGGATCAAGGCTTTAACGCGAGTGACCCGCACCTTATGAAAGTGGCGGATCTGACCAAACAGTTCATGGGCTTTCCGCGGCAGCTGGGCCAGCATACCGGCGGGTTTGTGATCACCCAGGGCAAGATCACTGACCTTTGCCCGATCATCAACGCCCGGATGGAAGACCGCACCAATATCGAATGGAACAAAGACGATATCGATACGCTCGGCTTTCTGAAAATTGATGTGCTTGCCCTGGGCATGCTTACCTGTATCCGCAAAGGCTTTGACCTTTTAAGAAACCATTATGACAAGACCTACACGCTGGCGACTATCCCGCAGGATGATCCGAAGGTGTATGAGATGATCTCGCATGCCGATACGATCGGGGTTTTCCAGATCGAAAGCCGGGCGCAGCAGTCGATGCTGCCCAGGCTTAAACCAAAAAACTTCTATGACCTGGTAATCGAAGTCGCCATCGTCCGGCCGGGTCCGATCCAGGGGGATATGGTGCACCCCTACCTGCGCCGCAGGAACGGGGAAGAACCGGTAGAATATCCTTCCAAGGAGCTGGAAGACATTCTCGGCCGCACGCTGGGGGTGCCCCTGTTCCAGGAGCAGGCGATGAAGATCGCGATCGTGGCGGCCGGCTTCACTCCTGCCGAAGCCGATAAGCTCCGGCGCAGTATGGCGACCTTTAAGCTCAACGGGCTTGTCACCCAGTTTGAAAAGAAGCTGATTGATGGGATGACCGGACGTGGCTATACGGAAGAATATGCGCGCCGGATCTTCCGGCAGCTGGAAGGGTTCGGTAGCTACGGGTTTCCTGAAAGCCACGCGGCCAGCTTTGCGCTTTTGGTCTATGTCTCCTGCTGGATGAAGTGCTACTATCCCGATGTATTCGCGACAGCGCTGTTGAACTCTCAGCCTATGGGCTTCTACCAGCCCGCACAAATTGTCATCGACGCGCGTAAACATGGGGTTAAGGTGCGGCCGGTGGATGTGAACATTTCCAGCTGGGACAATACGTTAGAGGAACCAGAAGGGGAATATAGGGCGATCAGGCTGGGCTTCCGTCAGGTGAAAGGGCTTGCGAAAAAGGACGCTTTGGCCCTTTTGGCGGGGCGCACCGGGCCCTATAAGGCCATTCATTTGATGCGGGACGCTGGGGTCTCCCAAGAGGCGCTGGAAAAGCTCGCTGACGCGGACGCCTTCCGCTCGATGGGCATGGACCGGCGTCAGGCGATGTGGGAGGCCTCTGCCCTCTCCGAACGGCCGATGGGCGCTTTTGCGGGCCACAAGTCAGCCAGCGAGTTTGAAGCGCCCGTCGAGCTTCCCAAGCTCTCGCTTTCCGAGCATGTCGTCCAGGATTATATGTCCACCTCGCTTTCGCTGAAAGCGCACCCGGTTTCGTTTGTCCGCCAGGATTTGGTAGCGAAAAGGGTGATCAAGACTGCGGATCTTGCGGGGTTGCGCGATAAACAGTTTGTCCGGGTAGCAGGCCTGGTGCTCGTGCGCCAGCGGCCAGGTACTGCCGGCGGGGTCTGCTTTATCACCATCGAGGACGAGTCGGGCGTGGCTAACCTGGTCGTGTTTCAAAGCCTTTTCGAGAAATACCGTAAGGAGATCCTCCGGTCGCGGCTTTTGATGGTCGAAGGAAAGCTGCAAATCGAAGGGGAAGTGATCCATGTGGTCGTCCGGCGCTGCTATGATATGTCCCCGCTGCTGCGAAATCTTAATCAGAAAGATGAAGATCCGGATCTGCTTACGTTATCGCGCGCCGACGAAAAAGACGAATATGTATCCCAGGCTGTTAACCGCAAAACACAGGTCCGAAAAAAGGCGGTGCAATTGGAAATCTTTCCTTCCGGCCGTAATTTCCGTTAA
- a CDS encoding SOS response-associated peptidase gives MIPYLRGRQLCYDISLHSDIELTKEVFPKIKDKRIIQDSPVYDHISSFAFPQYPVITRQGTELILSELEWSLDPVYEKNPVERRKRRTKMADIQSERVLGDSRSYAHRIRQNRCLIPVTGTYEHRAIQGWAKKVPYYIWPKDRKMQFLPGLFQIIETTGPAGEKKQSSSFGMLTRTANELMANIHNDGEFRHRMPLFLTPELEEFWLSEHFSDTDMKAVFDFMSPSQALDYRTVFSIRGTKPRPDGEPKFEFWRYENLPPLGNDEGLQSQMSLF, from the coding sequence ATGATTCCGTATCTGCGCGGGCGTCAGCTCTGTTACGACATATCCCTTCACAGCGATATTGAGCTGACCAAGGAGGTTTTTCCCAAAATCAAAGACAAGCGGATTATTCAGGACTCACCTGTCTATGACCACATCAGCTCTTTCGCGTTTCCACAGTATCCAGTGATAACACGTCAGGGCACTGAGTTGATTCTTTCAGAGCTGGAATGGTCGCTGGATCCTGTCTACGAGAAAAATCCGGTCGAGCGCCGCAAGCGCCGTACCAAAATGGCGGACATACAGTCGGAGCGGGTGCTCGGCGACAGTCGCTCCTACGCGCATCGAATCAGGCAGAACCGGTGCCTTATTCCAGTAACGGGTACTTACGAGCATCGTGCGATCCAGGGGTGGGCAAAGAAAGTCCCCTACTACATCTGGCCAAAAGACCGGAAAATGCAGTTTCTGCCGGGGCTGTTTCAGATCATTGAAACGACCGGTCCAGCTGGTGAAAAAAAGCAAAGTAGCAGTTTTGGGATGCTCACCCGCACGGCTAACGAGCTGATGGCCAATATTCATAACGACGGCGAGTTCCGTCACCGGATGCCATTGTTTCTCACGCCAGAGCTGGAAGAGTTTTGGCTATCTGAGCATTTCTCGGACACGGATATGAAGGCGGTGTTTGATTTCATGTCGCCTTCACAGGCGCTGGACTATCGGACAGTTTTTAGCATCAGAGGGACAAAGCCGCGGCCGGATGGTGAGCCAAAGTTTGAGTTTTGGCGGTATGAGAATCTGCCACCGCTGGGGAATGACGAAGGACTCCAGTCTCAAATGTCTCTTTTTTAA
- a CDS encoding T9SS type A sorting domain-containing protein → MKTIFITLLLVFLGEAIWAQSFSLGIFGASASGSGENVSLDWSLGSVGATNEVYAALPVRLIYFKGVSTGANQAELTWMTASETSNAGFEIQKSVDGKYFEKAGWVDGKGDRGGVYSFSDNDLYTTSYYRLKQIDWDESSTFSRIVSIVPMHESIRMAAAYPNPAIDGKVNLKLPANTSQLTISDQNGTLISSHLRPNRQEIAILLRQSGIYLFRISTPTEATTLRVVRP, encoded by the coding sequence ATGAAAACAATATTTATTACTCTTCTTCTGGTATTTTTGGGCGAGGCAATTTGGGCACAATCCTTTTCCCTGGGAATTTTCGGGGCGTCCGCTAGTGGCTCTGGCGAGAACGTTTCACTGGATTGGTCGCTTGGTAGCGTCGGTGCGACAAACGAGGTATACGCGGCGCTTCCGGTAAGACTTATCTACTTTAAAGGGGTTTCCACCGGGGCAAACCAGGCAGAGCTAACTTGGATGACGGCCAGTGAGACATCGAATGCAGGTTTTGAAATCCAGAAATCAGTTGACGGGAAATATTTTGAAAAGGCCGGGTGGGTTGATGGAAAAGGGGACCGGGGCGGCGTTTATAGCTTTTCCGATAATGACCTATATACTACAAGTTACTACCGGCTCAAACAGATCGACTGGGACGAAAGCTCGACATTCTCTAGAATTGTTTCGATCGTTCCTATGCATGAATCTATTAGAATGGCAGCGGCCTATCCGAACCCAGCCATTGATGGAAAAGTAAACCTAAAACTACCAGCAAACACTTCTCAGCTCACAATTTCCGATCAAAACGGCACACTCATATCATCACATTTGCGCCCGAACCGGCAAGAAATAGCTATTCTACTGCGCCAGTCAGGGATTTATTTGTTTAGAATTTCTACACCGACGGAAGCCACAACACTTAGAGTGGTACGACCATAG
- a CDS encoding ligand-binding sensor domain-containing protein, which produces MKPGRCWKSLLLCIQLLAGWVHAQDRVFEVNQYDERQGLSSRLVHCMIQDKKGFLWLGTSDGLNRYDGHGFITFRSSADNPKSMAGNYITALAEDLNGNIWVGFYTGGISCYNPVRGQFTNYEMTDVQGRDLSGEEVKMLYIDRQNTVWTSIKGEGLIRLDQAGGKHRQYNIVETATGINQPEYRKAFNIVYRVYEQPGGRFYLLTHTGLYLFNKTSGNLNAIPDPDASGHLVPQNLFISYTVEDDVLWLGSWAGGLAAFNIKTGGWKRYRFDPRILPTTNIISGIHHSGSDTLWLTSIDRGFGYFDKKKEEFVFLAGKQGFPTGSYNGLLADRENNLWLNTENMLVAAFRQSKPFTFVPVNVKKRDHSVFHSITSIIEDDHFKLTATLWADGLQVHNKKTGVTKALGVDTHMDEPLQRVNNIWKDKSGTVWVISRDVIYTFDPVRETLVKIPQPPAWTAEKPSNFFLSIRQDKANTFWIATARNGLFRYDPRNAKYTHYAPSATRPIATRLISAIDTDEYGTLWVAGKNGYLAFYDQKQDAFLPVPVAYKDRKAKSVSSVFCQPGGRLYVGTELGLLLYDISKSEKRPVSLYTGSDGLKGDIVSSMQSDRSGKVWCITQTALCRIDPLTHRISSYGLSDGITKPDIGYGISHLPGGFLAVTANNGYYQFHPFTLLGQKAAKVPVITSFKVYGQEYYYQKELSRNGFVRLEPDENSFSFEFSVLDYKTPDAYQYFYKLEDIDADWVRAGSRRYVGYTNIPGGRYNFRVKAAIHPDDLTQAELTIPFYVETAFYNTWWFRIAVMIFLAGLGFLYYQNQIRSKSRIYGLQSRAATLEKEKAMIMYESLKQQLNPHFLFNSLTSLGSLIWIDQKLATRFLESLGKMYRYILQNRDTELVPLEDEIRFVQMYIDLQQTRFEQSLLVTFDVDQQLLNLKIVPVTLQNLIENAIKHNIITIEDPLKICIYTQQTWLVVENNLQKKNFVQTSNRQGLASLVSLYRYLSQRPVEIEETPNAFKVKIPLI; this is translated from the coding sequence ATGAAACCTGGCAGATGCTGGAAATCTTTGCTGCTGTGCATTCAGCTATTGGCCGGTTGGGTGCATGCACAGGACCGGGTCTTCGAGGTGAATCAATACGACGAGCGCCAGGGGCTCAGCAGCCGGCTGGTGCATTGCATGATCCAGGACAAAAAAGGATTCCTATGGCTGGGCACATCCGACGGGCTGAACCGGTATGATGGTCACGGCTTCATCACGTTTCGGAGCAGCGCCGATAACCCCAAAAGCATGGCCGGCAACTACATCACCGCTTTGGCAGAAGATCTGAACGGCAACATATGGGTGGGCTTCTACACCGGCGGGATCAGCTGTTACAATCCGGTGCGCGGCCAGTTTACCAACTACGAGATGACCGACGTGCAGGGCCGGGACCTGTCAGGCGAAGAAGTGAAAATGCTGTATATCGATCGTCAGAATACGGTCTGGACCAGCATTAAGGGAGAAGGGCTCATACGATTAGACCAGGCCGGCGGAAAGCACAGGCAATATAACATTGTAGAAACAGCGACCGGAATAAACCAGCCCGAGTACCGCAAAGCTTTCAACATCGTCTACCGCGTTTACGAGCAGCCGGGCGGCCGCTTTTACCTGCTCACGCACACTGGTTTGTATTTATTCAACAAAACGAGCGGCAACTTGAACGCCATTCCCGACCCGGATGCAAGCGGGCACCTGGTGCCGCAGAACCTGTTCATTTCCTATACAGTAGAAGATGACGTGCTTTGGCTGGGCTCTTGGGCCGGGGGCCTTGCTGCTTTCAACATAAAAACCGGCGGATGGAAGCGCTACCGGTTTGACCCGCGCATACTCCCTACGACCAACATCATTTCTGGCATTCACCATTCCGGCAGCGATACCTTGTGGCTTACTTCCATTGACCGGGGGTTTGGATATTTTGACAAGAAAAAGGAGGAATTTGTTTTTCTGGCTGGCAAACAGGGGTTTCCCACCGGTTCCTATAATGGCCTTTTGGCCGATCGGGAAAATAACCTTTGGCTCAATACCGAGAACATGCTTGTTGCCGCATTCCGGCAATCCAAACCATTCACCTTTGTGCCGGTCAATGTTAAAAAACGTGACCATTCCGTATTTCATTCCATTACTTCCATTATCGAAGATGATCATTTCAAGCTAACGGCCACCCTTTGGGCCGATGGGCTGCAAGTGCACAACAAGAAAACCGGGGTGACGAAAGCATTGGGTGTCGACACGCACATGGACGAGCCCTTGCAGCGGGTGAATAACATTTGGAAGGACAAGAGCGGAACGGTCTGGGTGATTTCGCGGGATGTCATTTATACATTCGATCCCGTGCGGGAAACGCTGGTCAAAATCCCGCAACCGCCCGCATGGACGGCAGAGAAGCCCAGCAATTTCTTTTTATCCATCCGGCAAGACAAGGCAAACACGTTTTGGATAGCCACCGCAAGAAACGGCCTGTTCAGGTACGACCCGCGCAATGCGAAATACACGCATTACGCACCTTCGGCCACAAGACCGATCGCGACTCGGCTGATTTCGGCCATCGATACCGACGAGTACGGCACGCTTTGGGTGGCGGGCAAAAACGGGTATCTGGCGTTTTACGATCAGAAACAGGACGCATTCCTACCGGTGCCGGTGGCCTACAAGGACCGAAAGGCTAAGAGCGTGAGCTCGGTGTTCTGTCAGCCGGGCGGACGCTTGTACGTAGGTACGGAGCTCGGCCTGCTGCTCTACGACATTTCAAAGTCCGAAAAACGGCCTGTTAGTCTCTACACTGGCAGTGATGGCTTGAAAGGCGATATCGTCAGCAGCATGCAAAGCGATCGGTCCGGGAAAGTTTGGTGTATTACTCAAACGGCGCTTTGTAGAATTGATCCTTTAACGCACAGGATCAGTTCCTACGGGCTTTCTGATGGCATTACCAAGCCCGACATCGGCTACGGGATCAGTCATTTGCCCGGTGGTTTTCTGGCGGTTACGGCCAACAACGGCTACTACCAGTTTCATCCGTTCACCTTGCTCGGCCAGAAGGCCGCAAAAGTGCCGGTGATCACCTCATTCAAGGTCTATGGTCAGGAATATTATTACCAGAAAGAGCTTTCACGCAATGGCTTTGTGCGCCTGGAACCCGACGAAAACAGCTTCTCCTTCGAGTTTTCCGTTCTTGACTATAAAACACCCGATGCCTATCAGTATTTCTACAAACTGGAAGATATCGATGCGGACTGGGTGCGAGCGGGGAGCCGCAGGTATGTAGGCTACACCAATATTCCCGGCGGCCGCTACAATTTCCGGGTGAAAGCGGCCATTCATCCCGACGATCTCACGCAAGCCGAGCTTACCATACCCTTTTACGTCGAAACGGCCTTCTACAACACCTGGTGGTTCAGAATTGCGGTTATGATTTTCCTGGCAGGCCTTGGATTTCTTTATTATCAAAATCAAATACGGAGCAAGTCGCGGATTTACGGGTTGCAAAGCCGGGCGGCAACGCTTGAAAAAGAAAAGGCGATGATCATGTACGAAAGCCTTAAACAACAGCTCAACCCCCACTTTCTGTTCAATTCGCTCACATCACTGGGAAGCCTGATCTGGATCGACCAGAAGCTTGCCACCCGGTTTTTGGAAAGCCTGGGCAAAATGTACCGCTACATTCTGCAAAACAGGGATACCGAGCTGGTGCCACTGGAAGACGAGATCCGGTTTGTGCAGATGTACATTGACCTGCAGCAAACCCGATTCGAGCAAAGCCTGCTGGTGACTTTTGATGTCGATCAGCAGTTATTGAATCTCAAAATCGTGCCTGTAACCCTTCAAAATCTGATTGAAAACGCGATCAAGCACAACATCATTACCATCGAAGACCCACTGAAAATCTGCATTTACACGCAGCAGACCTGGCTAGTCGTCGAGAATAACCTGCAAAAGAAAAACTTCGTCCAGACCAGCAACCGACAAGGGTTGGCCAGTCTGGTTTCGCTGTACCGCTACCTGTCGCAGCGGCCCGTGGAAATCGAGGAAACGCCCAACGCATTTAAAGTAAAAATCCCCCTGATATGA
- a CDS encoding LytR/AlgR family response regulator transcription factor: MKAVIIEDESLVARQLKQKISNVAADVEVVAILHSIKAARNWLSQNNEPDLMFMDIQLGDGLSFEIFDHFQLECPVIFTTAYDEYALRAFKVNGIDYILKPVDETDLKRALDKYRSLVNGKTALPIDIASLMATLTTRQPAAQTYRETFIATNHQQWVPLKTKDIACFSKDHTLIVSTLQGEHHRINNDSLEELEEVLDPDQFYRANRQHIVAREAIHRIQLADNNKIILVLRPPLKLQVDISREKAPAFKKWFDR; the protein is encoded by the coding sequence ATGAAAGCTGTTATTATTGAAGACGAGAGCCTGGTTGCGCGCCAGCTCAAACAAAAAATCTCGAATGTTGCAGCAGACGTAGAAGTCGTTGCGATCCTGCATAGCATCAAAGCCGCCCGGAATTGGCTTTCCCAAAACAATGAACCCGACCTGATGTTTATGGATATTCAGCTGGGCGACGGGCTGAGTTTTGAAATATTCGACCATTTCCAGTTGGAGTGCCCGGTGATTTTCACAACCGCTTACGATGAATATGCCCTAAGGGCATTCAAGGTCAATGGTATTGACTACATCTTGAAACCAGTCGACGAGACCGACCTGAAACGTGCGCTGGACAAATACCGGTCATTGGTGAATGGTAAAACTGCATTACCAATCGACATTGCTAGCCTGATGGCTACGCTGACTACACGCCAGCCTGCTGCCCAAACCTACCGCGAAACCTTCATTGCTACAAACCACCAACAGTGGGTTCCTTTGAAAACGAAGGATATAGCATGCTTTTCGAAAGACCACACGCTCATCGTGTCCACACTTCAGGGCGAACACCACAGGATCAACAACGACAGTTTGGAAGAATTGGAGGAAGTCCTGGATCCTGACCAGTTTTACCGTGCAAACCGCCAGCACATCGTCGCAAGGGAAGCCATTCATCGTATCCAGCTGGCCGATAACAACAAGATCATCCTGGTGCTCAGGCCACCGTTGAAGTTGCAGGTCGACATCAGCCGCGAGAAAGCGCCAGCATTCAAGAAATGGTTCGACAGATGA